In Salvelinus sp. IW2-2015 linkage group LG23, ASM291031v2, whole genome shotgun sequence, a genomic segment contains:
- the uprt gene encoding uracil phosphoribosyltransferase homolog, whose amino-acid sequence METYFESGIGTEIKMPCQNQQLNNNDRQEHAAMSSTKQVRFASCGNSVLTESNRDAEVAETCENVFNSELQRQIGSQLKLLPLNDQIRELQTIIRDKSTSRGDFVFCADRLIRLVVEEGLNQLPYSECTVTTPTGHKYDGVKFEKGNCGVSIMRSGEAMEQGLRDCCRSIRIGKILIQSDEDTQKAKVYYAKFPPDISRRKVLLMYPILSTGNTVIEAVRVLTEHGLQPKHIILLSLFSTPHGAKSIIQEFPEITILTTEVHPVAPTHFGQRYFGTD is encoded by the exons ATGGAAACGTATTTTGAGAGCGGAATTGGTACGGAAATCAAAATGCCTTGTCAAAATCAGCAGCTGAACAACAATGACAGACAAGAACACGCGGCAATGAGCAGCACCAAGCAGGTTCGGTTTGCTAGCTGCGGAAACAGCGTTCTGACAGAGTCGAATAGAGATGCAGAAGTCGCCGAAACTTGTGAAAATGTATTCAACAGTGAACTACAGAGGCAGATCGGATCGCAATTAAAACTGCTTCCTTTGAATGACCAAATACGAGAATTACAGACCATCATTAGAGACAA GTCTACTAGCAGGGGAGATTTTGTATTTTGTGCTGATAGATTG ATCAGACTAGTGGTTGAAGAGGGACTCAATCAGCTGCCATACAGCGAGTGTACAGTGACCACTCCTACAG GGCATAAATATGATGGTGTCAAGTTTGAAAAAGGCAACTGCGGTGTCAGCATTATGAGAAGTG GCGAGGCCATGGAGCAGGGCCTCAGAGACTGCTGCCGGTCCATCCGTATCGGTAAGATCCTAATCCAGAGTGACGAGGACACCCAGAAGGCCAAAGTCTACTATGCAAAGTTCCCCCCAGACATCAGCAGGAGGAAAGTCCTCCTCATGTACCCCATTCTCA GTACAGGTAACACAGTGATTGAGGCTGTGAGAGTTCTGACTGAACATGGTCTTCAGCCCAAACATATTATCCTCCTGAgtctcttctccacccctcacG GTGCCAAATCCATAATTCAAGAGTTCCCAGAAATCACCATATTGACCACCGAGGTGCACCCTGTGGCTCCCACACACTTTGGCCAGAGGTACTTTGGGACAGACTAG